Within Nosocomiicoccus ampullae, the genomic segment ATGAATGGTTTAGAAGATATATGGAATAAAATATTAGAGAACATTGAAAGTAAAATTTCAAATGCTAGTTTTGGTGTATGGTTTTCAAATTCAAAATTAATTGAACTTTCGCAAGAAACTGCAGTTATTGAAGCTGGATCTGAATTTAACCGTAATTGGCTAGAAGAACATTATGTGGATCTTGTGTCTGAATCAATATTTAAAGTCGTCGGAGAACAGCCTACTATTCATTTTGTTGTTGCTGGAGAAACACCGGCTGAAAAGCCAAAAGAAAAAGAAACAACTATAGAAGATAAAGACAATCAAATGTTTCATATCAACAATGAAAATACATTTGAAACATTCGTTATCGGAAATGGAAACCGCTTCGCACATGCTGCATCTCTCGCAGTCGCTGAAGCTCCTGCTAAGGCATATAACCCTTTATTTATATACGGTGGGGTTGGATTAGGTAAGACTCATTTAATGCATGCGATTGGTAACTATATTCGAGAAACTCGTCCTGAATCTAAAGTCGCTTACCTTTCAAGTGAACGGTTTACAAACGACTTCATAAACTCAATTCGCGATAACAAACCTGAAGCATTTCGAGAAAAATATAGAAATATCGATGTCTTATTAATTGATGACATTCAGTTTTTAGCAGGAAAAGAACAAACACAAGAAGAATTTTTCCATACATTTAACGCGTTACATGATGATGATAAGCAAATTGTAATTACAAGTGACCGTACACCTAAAGAAATTCCAACTTTAGAAGATAGATTACGTTCACGTTTTGGATGGGGGCTAACGACTGATATTACACCACCAGATTTAGAAACAAGAATCGCGATTTTAAAGAAAAAATGCGAAGAAGAAAATGTTGTCATTCCAAAAGAATCGATGATGTACATTGCAAACCATATCGATACAAATATCCGTGAACTTGAAGGTGCATTAACACGCGTTGCAGCGTATGCAAATCTTACAAATCAAACGATGTCACCAGAAGTTGTTGCCGAAGCGTTAAAAGATATTGTTAAAGAACCAAAACAAAAGAAAATAACAATCGAAGATATCCAGCAAGTAGTCGCTGAATATTATGGTATAAAGATTGAAGATTTCGCGTCCAAAAAACGTACACGGTCAATTGCTTTTCCTAGACATGTTGCTATGTATTTATCAAGAGAACTTACAGATAACTCTCTGCCGAAAATTGGAGAAATATTTGGCGGTCGAGATCATACAACAGTTATTCATGCTCATGAAAAAATCTCAAAACTATACCAAGAAGACGATGAATTTAAAGATGACTTAAAAGAAATTGAAAATAAACTCTGATAATCTAATGTGAGTATTGTGGATAAATGGTACACTAATACCAACAGTTTATACACATGTGAATAACTTTGATAAATCAATCTGTTTTACACTTATCCACATATTCACAGTGCCTACTACGACTTTTACTATTTATATATATAATATATAGAATAAGGGAGCGATAATATGCATTTAGAAATTAAACGATCATATTTTACAGAACAACTTAATGACGTTTTAAAAGCTATTTCAAATAGAACTGCTTTACCTATTTTGTCAGGTATTAAATTAGAAGCAGACAATGACAAATTAGTACTTATTGGAAGTAATGGAGAAATATCAATAGAAATTACAATTCCAACTGAAGTAGATAACGAAGAAATTTTAACAATTACTGAGCCAGGTGAAGCGGTATTACCTGCACGTTTCTTTACTGATATTGTCAAAAAATTAGCTGGAGAATATGTTCAATTAAAATCGACAGATCAGTATTCAATTCAAGTAAGTGGTGGTAAATCTAATTTCGTCATTAGTGGATCTAACCCGGACGAATACCCATTACTTCCTGAAGTGAATAATGAAGAAAGTTTAAAAATTGCCTCATCAGCATTAAAAACAATTATTAACGAAACGAATTTCGCTGTATCAAGTTCAGAGACTAGACCAGTGTTAACTGGTGTTAACTGGCAGTTCTTTGAAAACGAGATTCACTTTACAGCAACAGACTCTCACAGACTTGCGCTAAGAAAGTTAAAAGATAAAAGTCATGCGATTGAAATTAAAAATGCAATCATTCCAGGAAAAGCGCTACACGAACTTAATAAAATTATTGAAGATAGCGACGAAGACGTTGAGATTAACTTCTCACAAAATCAAGTATTATTTAAATATGGGAATTTAAGATTTATATCTCGCTTACTTGAAGGAAATTATCCAGATACGTCAAGATTATTCCCAGAGAACTATGAAACGAATTTAGTGATTAATAATGACGAATTTTTAAAAGCGATTGACCGAGTATCACTACTCGCACTTGAAAGTGGGAATAGTGCAATTAAAATGACAATCGACAGTAACCGCGTTGTATTGTCATCAAATAGTCCAGAAATCGGAAATGTTGAAGAAGAGGTTACTTCAGTAGATTTAGAAGGTGAGCCACTTCAAATTTCATTCAACTCAAGATATATGATGGATGCACTCCGTGCAGTCCCTGAGGAAGAAGTATCCATTGAGTTCTTTGGAACGATGAAGCCATTTACACTTCAATCGAATACTTCAAACGATGTGATTCAATTAATTTTACCAATTAGAACATACTAATTATTGGCCATATACCCTTTAAAATTTAAAAATAAGGGTATATGGCTTTTTTTATTATTTTCTAGTAGGTATATAGTATTTTTATTTAAAAGCGCTGTATGTGGCTTTAAAAGCGAGTGTAGATGAAAAAAATCATCAAATAATGTATAATAATATAGTAAATATAAGGAGGATACGCTGATGGAAATTGTTCGAATTAATGATGGAATTATTACGATTGGCCAATTTTTAAAACTTCAATCAATTATTGATTCTGGTGGAGAAGCTAAATGGTTTCTTGCAGAAAACGAAGTTTACTTAAACGATGAATTAGAAAATAGACGTGGAAAAAAACTCCATCATAATGATGTCCTCAATATAGGTGAATTTGGAGTGTATAGAATAGAGTATGTAGATGAGACTATCTAGCATAAAGTTAGAGAATTTTCGTAACTATGAATCGTTATCGCTAGATTTTCACGATAAGCTGAATGTGTTTATCGGTCAAAATGCTCAAGGGAAAACGAATTTACTTGAATCGATTTATTGTCTCGCAACAACAAAAAGTCATCGGACAACAAGGGACAAAGAAATGATCCGAATGGGTCATGACGAATCACTCATCTCTGGACGTGTTCAAAATAGATTTA encodes:
- the yaaA gene encoding S4 domain-containing protein YaaA, with protein sequence MEIVRINDGIITIGQFLKLQSIIDSGGEAKWFLAENEVYLNDELENRRGKKLHHNDVLNIGEFGVYRIEYVDETI
- the dnaA gene encoding chromosomal replication initiator protein DnaA, yielding MNGLEDIWNKILENIESKISNASFGVWFSNSKLIELSQETAVIEAGSEFNRNWLEEHYVDLVSESIFKVVGEQPTIHFVVAGETPAEKPKEKETTIEDKDNQMFHINNENTFETFVIGNGNRFAHAASLAVAEAPAKAYNPLFIYGGVGLGKTHLMHAIGNYIRETRPESKVAYLSSERFTNDFINSIRDNKPEAFREKYRNIDVLLIDDIQFLAGKEQTQEEFFHTFNALHDDDKQIVITSDRTPKEIPTLEDRLRSRFGWGLTTDITPPDLETRIAILKKKCEEENVVIPKESMMYIANHIDTNIRELEGALTRVAAYANLTNQTMSPEVVAEALKDIVKEPKQKKITIEDIQQVVAEYYGIKIEDFASKKRTRSIAFPRHVAMYLSRELTDNSLPKIGEIFGGRDHTTVIHAHEKISKLYQEDDEFKDDLKEIENKL
- the dnaN gene encoding DNA polymerase III subunit beta — translated: MHLEIKRSYFTEQLNDVLKAISNRTALPILSGIKLEADNDKLVLIGSNGEISIEITIPTEVDNEEILTITEPGEAVLPARFFTDIVKKLAGEYVQLKSTDQYSIQVSGGKSNFVISGSNPDEYPLLPEVNNEESLKIASSALKTIINETNFAVSSSETRPVLTGVNWQFFENEIHFTATDSHRLALRKLKDKSHAIEIKNAIIPGKALHELNKIIEDSDEDVEINFSQNQVLFKYGNLRFISRLLEGNYPDTSRLFPENYETNLVINNDEFLKAIDRVSLLALESGNSAIKMTIDSNRVVLSSNSPEIGNVEEEVTSVDLEGEPLQISFNSRYMMDALRAVPEEEVSIEFFGTMKPFTLQSNTSNDVIQLILPIRTY